The Chitinophaga lutea genome contains the following window.
GGACAGTACGCTGAAAAATTTTAATGTGTTGGAATCAATGGGTGACGTGGCTAACAAGGCCGCCATCCGCATCATACGCGAAGGCCCTAAATGGGTGCCTGCTTCCGGCGGTAAAAAGGCAAAGGCCGAAGTGACCGTGCCGCTACTGTTGCTGAAGCAGGAGTAAAGAAAAAGGCGTTCCGGGATGGAACGCCTTTTTTTATGATTTGTTTCTTTCTTTCCAGAGCTGGTTGAAAGATTTGGGTGCAAATATCGGTAGCCCCCTCTCTTCATCCCCCCAGGCTTTCCCGAAGAGTTTGCCGATCACGAGGTTTTTGGTTTTACCGCCTACCAGGTTCATCATGCGCCGGCTGAGGCAGGCCTGTTTCCATCCGAACCAGCCCAGTTTTTCGCCACCGGAGGTGTGATGTTCTTCCACCGCCTTGTGCCGGTTATGGAGCAGCAGTTCGTGCAGGTTGATGCGCACGGGGCACACCTCCGTACAGTTACCGCACAGCGACGAGGCGAAGCTGAGGTGCATGTATTTTTCGATACCCTGCAGGTGCGGGGTGATCACGGCGCCGATGGGGCCGCTGTAGGTGGTTTTGTAAGTATGGCCGCCGATGTTTTTATACACGGGGCAGGCATTCAGGCACGAACCGCAGCGGATGCAATAGAGCGCTTCGCGCGCTTCCACGTCTTTCAGCAGGTTGGTACGGCCGTTGTCGATGAAGATGACATACATCTCGTCCGGGCCGTCGATCTCGCCTTCCTGGCGCGGGCCTGAAAGAATGGTGTTGTAAGAAGTGATCTGCTGCCCGGTGCCGTAAGTTGCCAGCAGTGGCCAGAACAGGGCGAGATCGTTGATGGAAGGCAGCACCTTTTCAATGCCCACGAGGGCGATGTGGGTTTTGGGGAACGACGTGCTGAGCCGGGCGTTCCCTTCATTTTCCGTTACCGCGATGCCGCCGATGTCGGCAATGATAAAGTTGGCCCCGGTGATGCCTACTTCCGCTTCGAGGTACTTCTGGCGGAGTTTTTCACGTGCCACCAGCGTCAGTTCTTCCGGTGACAGCTTGGGATCCGATCCCAGTTTTTCCGCAAACAACTGCGCCACCTGTTCCTTGCTTTTGTGCATGGCAGGCGTTACGATGTGGTAAGGCGGCTCATCGTCGAGCTGCTGGATATATTCGCCGAGGTCTGTTTCTATGCTTTCGATGCCGTTTTCCTGCAGGTAGTCGTTCAGATGGATCTCTTCCGTGGCCATCGATTTGCTCTTCACCACGGTTTTGCAGTTTTTGGCTTTGCAGATGGCCAGTATCTCTTCCCGCGCCTGTTCGGCGTTTTCGGCCCAGATCACCTTTCCGCCCCGTTTGATGAAGTGCATCTCGAAATCTTCCAGATGTTTATCGAGGTGCTCGATGGCCTTCCACTTCACGTTCTTCGCGCGTTCCCTGGCGGTGGCCAGGTCGGCAAACTGCAGCTTGCCATTCTTCACCGCAGCGTTGTATTTGCTGATGTTGAAGTTGATCGTATTGCGGTGACCGAGATCAGCCGCTTTTATTTCACTTTCAGAAAGAAAGGTGCTTGCCGTCTTGTTCATATGCCTGTAAAGATAGTCAAAAAGTGTTCGGGTGTTTTGCCGCGCAAAAGATTGCAGCTATTGTATCAGTAAACAAAAAAATCGTATCAAATATCTTCTTCTTCCAGGTGTTGTTTGGTGGCGATTTTATCCAGCACGGCGTAAAATTCCGCTCCGTATTTCCTGGTGATGGCTTCCTGTAAAAACCGGTACACGGGCACCTGCAGCTGGTTACCCAGTTTACAGGCCGGTTTGCAGATGCTCCATTTATCGTAATTCACCGCTTCGAAACTCTCGTACTTGGTGATGCGGATCGGGTACAGATGGCAGGAGATGGGCTTTTTATAATCGATGACCCCGTCTTTGTACGCTTTTTCAATGCCGCAGCCAACCACGCCCAGTTCGTCGATGGTGGCGTAGGCGCAGATGGCGCCGTTCACGATGGGTGTTACATGTCCATGCTCATCGTCCCAGGTATGGAAACCGGTTTTTTCAATTTCGGCGATGCCTGCTTCACGCAGGTATGGCTTCACTTTGGGGAATATTTTTTTCAGGATGGGCAGTTCCGCTTCCTCGAGCGGGGCGCCGCAATCGCCTGCCACGCAGCAGGCCCCTTTACAGGCGGTGAGATTGCACACAAAGTTTTTCTCCACCACCTCGTCACTGATATATTTATCATCGATCACTATCATCTTGCGCTCAATTAGCTTTCCATTGCAGGGTTTTGACCAGGTGCCACATATCCTCTTCCAGGAAGCGGTTCAGGGGCGCCAGGGAATCCGCATTGGGCGGTGCGTAAAAATACAACGCTCCGCGCAAAAAATGATGCCCTGAGTCTGTGGCATAAAATTGTTTGGCCGAAGCGGCGTTGCCGCCCACCTCATAAAACAGGCCGTGTACGCGGTGCGGGGTGTGGATGGCCTGCTCTTCGATGGATTCTGCCTTGTACGTATGCTTGTAAGTCAGTTTGAAAGCGTCGTTCACCAGCCTGTCGAGGCTGTTTTGGGCGCCCACCTGCTTATAGCTCATGTATATTTTTCCGTTAAAGTCGGGGAAGTCGATATTGATCCACCAGGGATTTTCCGCTTTTTCGTCGAAAAACAACGTGTCTTTGACGATGCTGGCGTATACCGGGTATTCGAACGTGTAGGGGTAACCCGGTTCGTTGAAGGTCTGGTACTTTTTTTCAGGCAGGTCTATCCTGAAGTAACCCCGTGGCTTGGGCGCAGAGCCCTGGTGGGCGCAGGCAGCCAGCAGGAAGGGCAGCGCTGCGAGAAAATAAATTACTGCTCTCATTCCGTTTCAACACCCGATTTAATGGTCACCTGTACCTTCTGGACGCGCATTTTAGTGACCTCCAGGACGGTAAAATCAAAATTGCCGAACGTGATCACACTGTTCTCTTCCGGGAATTTGCCGGACAGTTCCAGGATGAGCCCGCCGATGGAGTCGCTTTCTCCTTTTACGCTCTCGAACGTGTCCGGGGCGATGTTCAGGATGCGACAAACGTCGTTCAGCATGGTTTTGCCTTCGAAAACGTAGGTATGGTCGTTGACCTTGTTAAAGTTGAATTCTTCCTCGTCAAACTCGTCTTTGATATCGCCGATCACTTCTTCCATGATATCTTCCAGGGTCACGATGCCGGAGGTGCCGCCGAATTCGTCTACTACCACCGCGAAGTGCATGTGGCGGGTCTGGAATTCGTTGAGCAGGTCTTCTATCAGCTTGTGCTCATGGACGAAGAAAGGCTGGCGCAGCACTTCATGCCAGTCGAACGCGTCTCCCTTGCCCAGGTGCTGCAGCAGGTCTTTGGTATGGATCACGCCCACGATCGTGTCGAGGTTGTTTTTATATACGGGGAGGCGGGAGTAATGCAGTTCCGCTACCTGTTTGACCACCTCACTGAACGGAGCGTCGTACTCGAGGCCGTTCACGTCGAGGCGGGTGCGCATGATCTGTTTCACGGCGATATTGCCGAATTTGAGGATGCCGCGCACGATGTTCTTTTCTTCCTGGGAGGCGCCCGGTTCCACGCTCATTTCAATGACCTCGTCTATCTCCTGGTAATTGATCGGGCGGGTGTTGCGGTGAAAAAGGCGGGCTTCGATGCTTTCGCTCAGGTTCACAAAAAAGTTGCTGACAGGCTCCAGGGTGGCGTGAATGATATGCACGAACCACGCGAAGTAGGTGGCGAAGCGCATATTGTTCTGCGTGGCCCATACCCGCGGGAGGATTTGCCCGAAAAACAGCAATATCAGTGTAATCACCGCAATGCGCACCACGAACGACACGAAGGCCAGGTGCTGCAGGCTTTCCACCTGGTAAATCAGGTAGTTGGTGATAAAGATGAAGGCGATGTTGAAGAGGATGTTGGCGATCTGCAGGGATGCCAGCAGGGATTTCGGGTTTTCCAGCAGCCGCGTGATCATCTTGCCGGCGTTGTTCTGCCGGGTCTTGAGCACGTTTAAGTCCTTGTAATTCAGGGAAAAGAAGGCCACTTCTGCTCCGGAAACAATGAAGGTGAGCAGCAATACAATAAAGATAACGCCGAGAAACACCACAATATTCAGCGACGGAGATGCCGGCACTTGTAACAAAACGCTCTTGAACGGTAAAATACCAGCCGATAGGTGAACCAAGATATTTAAGCTTTGGTCAAAAATAATGGGAAAGAAATTCAGTTCGCTATAATTGAATCGCTTTCCCGCATGCAAATATAAAGAATGTACCGTTACGGGCGGATATTCTCTGTAAAACCTGGGTTATCCGGCCTTTTAAAACGGCAGGTCGTCGGCCGGTTCGCTCATAGGCGGAATTTCTATGCCTGTATAACCTTCGCCATGGCTCTGGGTAGAGGAGGAGCCGCCGGCGCCGGTGGAATGATGGTGATGTGGAAGCGGGTGGTCGCCATTATTAACATCCATCCGTTTGTCGAGCATCACCAGGTTATCGCCTACCACCTCGGTGGCAAATTTTTTATTGCCTTCCTTGTCTTCCCAGCTGCGGGTGCGGAGGCGCCCTTCAATATATACCAGGCTGCCTTTATGGAGGTATTTCTGCGCCAGTTCGGCAAGGCCTCTCCAAAGTACAACGGTATGCCATTCTGTTTGTGAAATGAGCTTGCCGGCGCGGTCTTTAAACGTTTCGGTCGTAGCCAGGGAGAATTTAGCTACTGCAATATTACCTTCCAGGAATTGAACATCGGGGTCTCTGCCAAGATTGCCAATCAGGATTACTTTATTAACACCTCTCATAATTGTAGGTTTTAATCTGTCCTATTATAATTTATTCTGCTCACGGTCAACCTTTCTAAAGTTAATATTTTTTTCCATTCAGCACATCAAATTTTTACCCTGCCGAACAGGGATACAGGGTATGGTACCAAACGCGGCGGCATCCGTCAACGTTGCAGGTAATCCACGATGATCTTCGGGAAAGCGTAATTTTTTAATTGATCCTCAGATACCTGCAGGTATCCTTCCGGCGTTTTGAATGCAGCGGGCACGGCCAGCTGCAGAAAACGGGCATGGATGGTCTGATGGGTGAGCTGCTGCTTTATTTCCACAGCGGGAGCGGTTATTTTGTAGGGGTATTTGCCGATGAGGCGCCGGAAATCGGCCGATTCCAGCACGGTTTCGTCTGCCGCGGGGGCGGAAGTTTCGATCAGCACGAATTCATGCAGGTTTTCCCAGATGTCTTTCCCCGTGCGCTTGCGGATGAAGAAACGGTCTTTCTGGTGCAGCAGCAGGTAATGGAAGTATCTTTTTTTAATGACGAGTTTTTTCGACTTCACCGGCACCAGGTCTGTGAGCCCTTTCTGGAAGGCTTCGCAACGGGCAGCCAGCGGGCAGCTTTTACAGGCCGGCTGTTGCGGTTTGCACACCACGGCGCCGAAATCCATGATGGCCTGGTTGTATTCGCCAGGCTGTTCACGGTGCAGCACTTCACCGGCCAGCTGCGTGAACAGTTTTTTGCCGGGAGTGGTGTCTGTGGGCGTGTCGATGCCGAAATAACGGGCCAGTACCCGGTATACGTTGCCGTCGAGCACGGCGTGGGGGAGGCTGAAGGCGAATGAGGCGATGGCCGCGGCGGTATATGCGCCCACGCCTTTCAGCTTGGTAATGCCCTCGTAGGTTTGCGGGAATTGCCCTTTATAAGCACCGGCGATGGTACGGGCTGCCGCCAGCATGTTTTTGCAGCGGGCGTAATAACCGAGCCCCTGCCAGAGGCGGAATACTTCCTCATCGGGCGCGGCGGCAAGTTTTTCGACGGTGGGGTAGGCGGAGATGAACCGTTCGTAATATGGCCAGCCCTGTTCTACGCGGGTTTGCTGGAGAATTATCTCGGAAAGCCAGATGCGGTAGGGATTTTTTTCACCTTTCCAGGGCATGGTCCGGGTGTTTTGGAACCGGTTCCAGGTCATGAGACAGTCAGTAAAAAATCTCTTTGTATCGGTCATTTGCACAAAATAATTTATATATGTCGATGTTTTTCTATATATTCGTGTCCCGGAAGCCTTTATTCGTGCTGAATTGCAGGGATTTAGGCTTTGACGGGAGCACAAATAAACGTATTTTTAGAGTGTTCTATCTATAACAAAAAATATTAAATTTTATTTGCTTGAAAATTCAGCAATTAAATTTTTTTTAATAACTTTGAAAACAAGTAATCCTCCGCTTCATTATGAGAAAAGCTGATTTGATTAACAACATTGCTGAAAAAACCGGCATCCCCAAAGTAGATGTGTTAGTAACACTCGAAGCCATGTTCAAGGAAGTAAAGGAGGCGTTAGCAAATGGCGAGCATATCTACATCCGCGGGTTTGGCAGTTTTATCACGAAGAAACGGGCTGCCAAAATAGGCCGTAACATCAAGAAGAATGTTGCCGTGGAAATTCCCGAGCACTACATTCCGGCATTTAAGCCATCTAAAGAGTTTGTTGCCGAAGTAAAGAAGCTCAAAAGTTCTTAGATTTGCATCCTAACATTTTAGGGTGCGATGCAAAGAAATCAACTACTCGTTCTTGGCCTGGCTGTCGTTATAGTAACGGCATTGTTTGCGTTTGGCCGTATTACGCCAAAGGTGCATGAGCATGAACATGCTGCTGCGCCAGGGGGTGCCATGCCGCAGGGAATGGGTCAGGCGGTCGCCGCTGCTGATTTTTCAGACCTGTTAAAGAAAGCAAAGTCAAAAGTTCCTGCCGACAAGCTGGTGGAGATCACCAGTCTTGAAAATACCGTTGTGCGCGGCGATGTCAAAAGCCAGCAAATCGCTGCTTATCAGCAACTTTACACGATCTGGGACGGCCTCAACGAACTTCCCGTTGCCGCCTATTATGCCGCGGAATCTGCCAAGTTGGAAAATTCCGGAAAAAGCCTCACCTTTGCAGCCAATTTATTTTTGGACCATCTCTCGCATACGCAAGACGCGGGCGTTAGAATGTGGCAGGCCAATACGGCCATAGAATTGCTGGACAGGGCTATCGCGCTTGAACCAAACAATGACACACTGAAGATAAAGAAGGGAGCAGTATTGGTCGCCAATACCGGGGAGCCTATGAAGGGCATCGGTATTTTGAGGGAAGTGGCAGAGCGCAACCCGGATTTCCTGGACGCACAGCTCACGCTGGCCAACTTCAGTATCACCTCCGGCCAGTTCGACAAAGCCATCGAGCGGATGGAAAACGTACTGCAGCGCCACCCGGAAGAGCCTAAAGCGCTGTTTCTGCTGGCGGTGGCCCATCAGAGCAAAGGGGACAACGCAAAAGCGGTGGAACTGCTCCGTCAGTGCCGCAAGCTGATCAAAGACCCGGCCCTGGCGGCGGAAATAGACGGTTATATTAAGAGTATTCAGTAATATTATTAAACATTAAAAAAAATACAAGCGTATGCCTTGCGGAAAGAAAAGAAAAAGACATAAAATCGCAACCCACAAAAGGAAAAAAAGACTTAGAAAGAACCGTCATAAGAAAGGCAAGAAATAATTCTCCTGTTTCCCCGCCATTTATACTGCACAGGTATAAGTAGCCGGAGGCGGACTCGATAAATTTTTTATACAATCCTGCATGATTTTAGCATTAATCGTTAAATTGCTAATATCATGCAGGTTGTTTCGTAGATCGGCCCTTTAAGAATCCGGACTTCACCCTGTATATATCACTAAACCCTTTGCAATCCTCTCTCGTGTGAACCGCCGGCACCAGGCCGGTATCATTTGGGCATGCTGTACTTTTGCCTGTAGAAAAAGGACGGCATAAAAGTGAAGTATTTATGGACAAAATTTTGACGCTTGAATAAGGAATTGATTATAAATGCCGCACCATCCGGTGTTGAAATAGCATTGCTGGAAGATAAAAAATTAGTCGAGCTGCACCACGAAAGCGGCAACCCTA
Protein-coding sequences here:
- a CDS encoding LutB/LldF family L-lactate oxidation iron-sulfur protein: MNKTASTFLSESEIKAADLGHRNTINFNISKYNAAVKNGKLQFADLATARERAKNVKWKAIEHLDKHLEDFEMHFIKRGGKVIWAENAEQAREEILAICKAKNCKTVVKSKSMATEEIHLNDYLQENGIESIETDLGEYIQQLDDEPPYHIVTPAMHKSKEQVAQLFAEKLGSDPKLSPEELTLVAREKLRQKYLEAEVGITGANFIIADIGGIAVTENEGNARLSTSFPKTHIALVGIEKVLPSINDLALFWPLLATYGTGQQITSYNTILSGPRQEGEIDGPDEMYVIFIDNGRTNLLKDVEAREALYCIRCGSCLNACPVYKNIGGHTYKTTYSGPIGAVITPHLQGIEKYMHLSFASSLCGNCTEVCPVRINLHELLLHNRHKAVEEHHTSGGEKLGWFGWKQACLSRRMMNLVGGKTKNLVIGKLFGKAWGDEERGLPIFAPKSFNQLWKERNKS
- a CDS encoding DUF3109 family protein is translated as MIVIDDKYISDEVVEKNFVCNLTACKGACCVAGDCGAPLEEAELPILKKIFPKVKPYLREAGIAEIEKTGFHTWDDEHGHVTPIVNGAICAYATIDELGVVGCGIEKAYKDGVIDYKKPISCHLYPIRITKYESFEAVNYDKWSICKPACKLGNQLQVPVYRFLQEAITRKYGAEFYAVLDKIATKQHLEEEDI
- the gldD gene encoding gliding motility lipoprotein GldD yields the protein MRAVIYFLAALPFLLAACAHQGSAPKPRGYFRIDLPEKKYQTFNEPGYPYTFEYPVYASIVKDTLFFDEKAENPWWINIDFPDFNGKIYMSYKQVGAQNSLDRLVNDAFKLTYKHTYKAESIEEQAIHTPHRVHGLFYEVGGNAASAKQFYATDSGHHFLRGALYFYAPPNADSLAPLNRFLEEDMWHLVKTLQWKAN
- the gldE gene encoding gliding motility-associated protein GldE produces the protein MPASPSLNIVVFLGVIFIVLLLTFIVSGAEVAFFSLNYKDLNVLKTRQNNAGKMITRLLENPKSLLASLQIANILFNIAFIFITNYLIYQVESLQHLAFVSFVVRIAVITLILLFFGQILPRVWATQNNMRFATYFAWFVHIIHATLEPVSNFFVNLSESIEARLFHRNTRPINYQEIDEVIEMSVEPGASQEEKNIVRGILKFGNIAVKQIMRTRLDVNGLEYDAPFSEVVKQVAELHYSRLPVYKNNLDTIVGVIHTKDLLQHLGKGDAFDWHEVLRQPFFVHEHKLIEDLLNEFQTRHMHFAVVVDEFGGTSGIVTLEDIMEEVIGDIKDEFDEEEFNFNKVNDHTYVFEGKTMLNDVCRILNIAPDTFESVKGESDSIGGLILELSGKFPEENSVITFGNFDFTVLEVTKMRVQKVQVTIKSGVETE
- a CDS encoding single-stranded DNA-binding protein: MRGVNKVILIGNLGRDPDVQFLEGNIAVAKFSLATTETFKDRAGKLISQTEWHTVVLWRGLAELAQKYLHKGSLVYIEGRLRTRSWEDKEGNKKFATEVVGDNLVMLDKRMDVNNGDHPLPHHHHSTGAGGSSSTQSHGEGYTGIEIPPMSEPADDLPF
- the mutY gene encoding A/G-specific adenine glycosylase; its protein translation is MTDTKRFFTDCLMTWNRFQNTRTMPWKGEKNPYRIWLSEIILQQTRVEQGWPYYERFISAYPTVEKLAAAPDEEVFRLWQGLGYYARCKNMLAAARTIAGAYKGQFPQTYEGITKLKGVGAYTAAAIASFAFSLPHAVLDGNVYRVLARYFGIDTPTDTTPGKKLFTQLAGEVLHREQPGEYNQAIMDFGAVVCKPQQPACKSCPLAARCEAFQKGLTDLVPVKSKKLVIKKRYFHYLLLHQKDRFFIRKRTGKDIWENLHEFVLIETSAPAADETVLESADFRRLIGKYPYKITAPAVEIKQQLTHQTIHARFLQLAVPAAFKTPEGYLQVSEDQLKNYAFPKIIVDYLQR
- a CDS encoding HU family DNA-binding protein gives rise to the protein MRKADLINNIAEKTGIPKVDVLVTLEAMFKEVKEALANGEHIYIRGFGSFITKKRAAKIGRNIKKNVAVEIPEHYIPAFKPSKEFVAEVKKLKSS
- a CDS encoding tetratricopeptide repeat protein, whose protein sequence is MQRNQLLVLGLAVVIVTALFAFGRITPKVHEHEHAAAPGGAMPQGMGQAVAAADFSDLLKKAKSKVPADKLVEITSLENTVVRGDVKSQQIAAYQQLYTIWDGLNELPVAAYYAAESAKLENSGKSLTFAANLFLDHLSHTQDAGVRMWQANTAIELLDRAIALEPNNDTLKIKKGAVLVANTGEPMKGIGILREVAERNPDFLDAQLTLANFSITSGQFDKAIERMENVLQRHPEEPKALFLLAVAHQSKGDNAKAVELLRQCRKLIKDPALAAEIDGYIKSIQ